The proteins below come from a single Parageobacillus toebii NBRC 107807 genomic window:
- the spoIIE gene encoding stage II sporulation protein E, whose protein sequence is MERVERRFMNQISEVPIHETQAVLSRWVRHVKLRVGHLFIHKGFLLLIIGFLLGRALILSKLTPFALPFFAAVYMLRRDKAALAFIALLAGSLTLSFEATLFVFVGIFGFLVVNAFIRKFFSESLKMVPFVVFCLSFSTKLAIFYYLLGNRTLYEAMMAFVEAGLAFVLTLIFIQSIPLLMIRKYKQALRAEEIISLIILIASMLTGMIGWTFYGLSLEHVMSRYLVLIFAFVAGATIGSTVGVVTGLILSLANVGNLYEMSLLAFAGLLGGLLKEGKKAGVSFGLLIATLLIGLYGSGKAEIIPTVMESFLAIILFAFTSRSLTEKIAKHIPGTAEYANEQQQYVRKIRDVTAQRVSQFSHVFQALANSFSTKSLISSDEDYSEREIDYFLSDITEKTCQTCFKKEQCWSYNFDTTYEYMKQIMLEADAGILEHNHKLLREWDNHCVKASKVVDMIEKDVTFYQANRKLRKQMNESRKLVAEQLLGVSQVMEDFAKEIQRERENHYLQEEQIFHALQEFGIEIGHVDIYSLEKGNIDIEMSIPYCEGRGECEKLIAPMLSDILGETIVVKREECAAYPNGYCRVAFGSTKAFVVETGVAFAAKGGGLVSGDSYSMIELGTGKYAIAISDGMGNGERAHNESNETLRLLQEILQTGIDESIAIKSVNSILSLRTTEDMFSTLDLAIIDLQNAVTKFLKVGSTPSFVKRGDKVMKIEASNLPIGIIKEADFEIVSEQLKAGDLLIMMSDGVFEGPPHVENYDLWMKRKIKEFKTNDPQEVADLIMEEVIRSRSGRIEDDMTVVVAKIKHNTPKWATIPAYMYTKKAQ, encoded by the coding sequence GTGGAAAGAGTAGAAAGAAGGTTTATGAATCAAATTTCAGAAGTGCCTATTCATGAGACACAGGCTGTGTTGTCGCGGTGGGTGCGCCATGTGAAATTGCGAGTCGGACATTTATTTATTCATAAGGGGTTTCTTCTTCTTATTATCGGTTTTCTGCTTGGACGAGCTCTTATTCTATCCAAGCTAACTCCATTTGCTTTACCGTTTTTTGCCGCTGTTTATATGTTGCGCCGCGATAAAGCAGCACTAGCATTTATTGCATTGCTTGCAGGTTCACTTACTCTATCGTTTGAGGCAACGTTATTTGTATTTGTCGGAATATTCGGTTTCCTGGTTGTGAATGCATTTATAAGGAAGTTTTTTAGTGAGTCGTTAAAAATGGTGCCTTTTGTTGTATTTTGTCTATCATTTTCTACAAAATTAGCCATTTTCTATTATTTGTTGGGAAATAGGACGCTATATGAAGCAATGATGGCGTTTGTCGAAGCAGGGCTCGCATTTGTATTGACACTTATTTTTATTCAAAGCATCCCGTTGTTAATGATTCGCAAATATAAACAAGCGTTAAGAGCCGAAGAAATTATTTCGCTCATTATTTTAATTGCGTCGATGTTAACGGGGATGATCGGTTGGACGTTCTATGGACTTTCACTTGAACATGTAATGTCCCGCTATCTTGTGTTAATTTTTGCGTTTGTGGCAGGAGCGACGATTGGCTCTACAGTAGGAGTAGTAACAGGGCTTATTTTAAGTTTAGCGAACGTCGGTAATTTATACGAAATGAGTTTGTTAGCGTTTGCTGGTCTTTTAGGAGGCTTATTAAAAGAAGGAAAGAAAGCCGGCGTGTCTTTCGGATTGCTCATCGCTACCTTGCTGATTGGCTTATATGGGAGCGGTAAGGCAGAAATTATTCCAACAGTGATGGAGTCGTTCTTGGCGATTATTCTATTTGCATTTACGTCTCGCTCATTGACGGAAAAAATCGCAAAACACATTCCTGGTACAGCAGAATATGCCAATGAACAGCAGCAGTATGTCCGCAAAATTCGCGATGTGACTGCACAGCGCGTTTCCCAATTTTCTCACGTATTTCAAGCGCTGGCCAATAGCTTTTCAACGAAGAGTCTAATTTCTTCTGATGAAGATTATAGCGAACGGGAAATTGATTACTTTTTAAGCGATATTACGGAAAAAACGTGCCAAACTTGCTTTAAAAAAGAACAATGTTGGTCATACAACTTTGATACAACATATGAATATATGAAGCAAATTATGCTAGAAGCAGATGCGGGAATTTTGGAACATAACCATAAACTATTGCGAGAATGGGACAACCATTGCGTAAAAGCAAGCAAAGTAGTCGACATGATTGAAAAAGACGTGACGTTTTATCAAGCGAATCGTAAACTGCGCAAACAAATGAATGAAAGCAGAAAGTTGGTTGCCGAACAGCTGTTGGGTGTCTCGCAAGTGATGGAAGATTTCGCTAAGGAAATTCAGCGGGAGCGTGAAAATCATTATTTGCAGGAGGAACAAATCTTTCACGCCTTGCAAGAATTCGGGATTGAAATCGGACACGTTGATATTTATAGCTTAGAAAAAGGAAATATCGATATTGAAATGAGCATTCCATATTGTGAAGGCCGCGGCGAATGTGAAAAATTAATTGCGCCGATGCTATCCGATATTTTAGGAGAAACGATTGTGGTAAAACGCGAAGAATGCGCCGCTTACCCGAACGGTTATTGCCGAGTAGCATTCGGCTCAACAAAAGCGTTCGTCGTAGAAACAGGCGTAGCGTTTGCGGCAAAAGGCGGCGGTCTTGTTTCCGGTGATAGCTATTCCATGATTGAACTCGGAACAGGAAAATATGCGATTGCGATCAGCGATGGAATGGGAAATGGAGAGCGTGCACATAACGAAAGCAATGAAACGTTGCGTCTTTTACAAGAAATTTTACAAACAGGAATTGATGAATCTATTGCCATTAAATCCGTTAATTCCATTTTATCATTACGGACGACAGAAGATATGTTTTCTACGTTAGATTTAGCCATTATTGATTTGCAAAACGCTGTCACGAAGTTTTTAAAAGTCGGTTCCACGCCAAGCTTTGTCAAACGCGGGGATAAAGTCATGAAAATTGAGGCAAGCAACTTGCCAATCGGAATTATTAAAGAAGCGGACTTTGAGATTGTCAGTGAACAATTAAAAGCGGGCGACTTGCTTATTATGATGAGCGATGGGGTGTTTGAAGGGCCGCCGCACGTAGAAAATTACGATTTATGGATGAAGCGGAAAATTAAAGAATTTAAAACGAACGACCCGCAAGAAGTGGCAGACTTAATTATGGAAGAAGTGATCCGAAGCCGTTCTGGAAGAATTGAAGACGACATGACGGTAGTCGTTGCGAAAATCAAGCATAACACGCCAAAATGGGCGACGATTCCAGCTTATATGTATACAAAAAAAGCGCAATAA
- a CDS encoding VWA domain-containing protein: protein MRKGTLRQILLITDGCSNHGEDPIAMASLAKEQGITVNVIGVLDQDTIDESGLREIEGIALSGGGISQVVYAKQLSQTVQMVTRKAMTQTLQGVVNRELKQILGSDVSLEDLPPEKRGEVMEVVDELGETVELEVLILIDTSGSMKTKLPTVKEALLDLSLSLNARIGDNRFAVFVFPGKRGNVEKIVDWTPKIEELSTVFPKLTSGGLTPTGPALREALTYFEKKRSLRGLIRDDESYFEESM, encoded by the coding sequence ATGCGCAAAGGAACGTTGCGGCAGATTTTGCTTATTACAGATGGCTGTTCCAATCATGGCGAAGACCCGATTGCGATGGCTTCTTTAGCAAAAGAACAAGGGATTACGGTGAATGTGATCGGTGTTCTTGACCAAGATACGATTGATGAAAGTGGATTGCGTGAAATTGAAGGGATCGCTTTATCGGGAGGTGGAATCAGCCAAGTTGTCTATGCTAAACAGCTGTCTCAAACGGTGCAAATGGTAACGAGAAAGGCAATGACGCAAACGCTTCAAGGTGTCGTGAATAGAGAATTGAAGCAAATATTAGGATCGGACGTGTCGCTTGAAGATTTGCCTCCGGAAAAACGAGGAGAGGTGATGGAAGTCGTCGATGAACTTGGAGAAACAGTGGAATTAGAAGTTTTAATATTAATAGATACGAGCGGGAGTATGAAAACGAAATTGCCAACGGTGAAAGAGGCACTGCTTGATTTGTCCCTTAGCCTTAATGCACGTATCGGTGATAATCGTTTCGCTGTGTTTGTATTTCCGGGGAAACGAGGAAATGTAGAAAAAATTGTTGACTGGACGCCGAAAATAGAGGAGCTTTCCACTGTTTTTCCAAAATTAACATCGGGAGGATTGACACCGACAGGACCGGCCTTGCGCGAAGCATTAACATATTTTGAGAAAAAGCGGTCGTTAAGGGGTTTGATTCGTGATGATGAATCATACTTTGAAGAATCTATGTAA
- a CDS encoding protein kinase domain-containing protein, with amino-acid sequence MMNHTLKNLCNLPLGTVVTGKWHRHSYKLVKPLGNGANGVVYLAESTKGLVALKLSDNSAAIASEVNVLRRFSKVQGVALGPSLLDVDDWVNPLMNKTIPFYVMEYIKGENFFTFIRKRGKEWAVVLLLQLLSALDQLHQEGWVFGDLKPENLLVAGPPPTVRLLDVGGTTLQGRAVKEFTEFYDRGYWGVGSRKAEPSYDLFAVAMIMIQACYPIKFERKGDGRRQLISIIQADDTLRTYQTVLMKAIDGKYKRASEMKQDFLTALQRSYHSHSNQRTFQRTMQKTRRNKKRKRSKTKGVLETALIVAVLLCAYAIYVYHQVLP; translated from the coding sequence ATGATGAATCATACTTTGAAGAATCTATGTAATCTTCCGCTAGGGACGGTCGTGACAGGAAAGTGGCACCGCCATTCGTACAAGCTGGTAAAACCGCTTGGAAATGGAGCTAACGGGGTCGTTTATTTGGCGGAAAGCACGAAGGGGCTTGTTGCTTTAAAGTTAAGCGATAATAGCGCGGCGATCGCATCAGAGGTCAATGTATTACGTCGATTTTCCAAGGTCCAGGGAGTTGCCCTTGGACCTTCTTTACTAGATGTTGATGACTGGGTAAATCCTTTGATGAATAAAACGATTCCTTTTTATGTGATGGAATATATCAAAGGAGAAAATTTTTTTACGTTTATTCGCAAACGTGGAAAAGAGTGGGCAGTCGTTCTTTTGCTACAGCTTTTATCTGCCCTTGACCAGCTTCACCAAGAAGGATGGGTATTTGGCGATTTGAAGCCCGAAAACTTGTTAGTTGCAGGTCCGCCGCCGACGGTCCGTCTTCTTGATGTGGGAGGAACAACGTTGCAAGGAAGAGCTGTTAAAGAGTTTACCGAATTTTACGATCGCGGTTATTGGGGAGTGGGGTCACGAAAAGCAGAGCCTTCATATGATTTATTTGCTGTGGCAATGATCATGATCCAAGCTTGTTATCCAATCAAATTTGAGCGGAAAGGAGATGGACGCCGCCAGCTAATCTCCATCATTCAGGCAGATGATACGTTGCGGACATATCAGACGGTGTTGATGAAAGCGATTGATGGGAAATATAAAAGAGCTTCCGAAATGAAACAAGACTTTTTGACCGCTCTTCAGCGTTCTTATCATTCTCATTCCAACCAGCGTACTTTCCAGAGAACGATGCAAAAAACACGCCGAAATAAAAAAAGAAAACGCAGCAAAACAAAGGGAGTGTTGGAAACAGCGTTGATCGTTGCCGTACTTTTATGCGCATACGCAATATATGTATACCATCAAGTACTTCCTTGA